The Burkholderia pyrrocinia genome includes a window with the following:
- a CDS encoding nucleoside-specific channel-forming protein Tsx, producing the protein MLLALSVGMPAVAIAQEKGTVAPAGGIQVAESGTVTPNAPPAPAPSPYLSTWFHQSLGVIGSKDIRFGPHTTNDVYLEYEYFGRKGPFDLYGYVDLPRAIGVGNGYDSGYTNKGSPLFSEQEPRVSIDDLVGRHLGFGPFKEWYVAFDWIYDQGHNTAGRQNTLYAGFGTDIDTHTKLMLSANLYVRRQWENYGAANQNTWDGYRAQMKYIYPIGTFHGGNLTYVGFFNYDFGSKLREETGGNTRTDTAFVSTNVLVYSFKHWRFWTAARYFHNGGQWGGTELNFGDGPFQNRSTGWGYYASVGYQF; encoded by the coding sequence ATGCTGCTTGCGCTGTCGGTGGGCATGCCGGCGGTCGCAATCGCGCAGGAGAAGGGGACCGTCGCGCCGGCGGGCGGTATACAGGTCGCCGAGAGCGGCACGGTCACGCCGAATGCGCCGCCGGCACCCGCGCCGTCGCCGTATCTGTCGACGTGGTTTCACCAGAGCCTCGGCGTGATCGGGTCGAAGGACATCCGCTTCGGGCCGCACACGACCAACGACGTGTACCTCGAATACGAATACTTCGGCCGGAAGGGGCCGTTCGACCTGTACGGCTATGTCGACCTGCCGCGTGCGATCGGCGTCGGCAACGGCTACGACTCGGGCTATACGAACAAGGGCTCGCCGCTGTTCAGCGAGCAGGAGCCGCGCGTGTCGATCGACGATCTCGTCGGTCGGCATCTCGGATTCGGGCCGTTCAAGGAATGGTATGTCGCGTTCGACTGGATCTACGACCAGGGGCACAACACGGCCGGGCGGCAGAACACGCTGTATGCGGGCTTCGGCACCGACATCGACACGCATACGAAGCTGATGCTGTCCGCGAACCTGTACGTGCGCCGGCAATGGGAGAACTACGGCGCGGCCAACCAGAACACGTGGGACGGTTATCGCGCGCAGATGAAATACATCTACCCGATCGGTACGTTCCACGGCGGCAACCTGACCTACGTCGGGTTCTTCAACTACGACTTCGGTTCGAAGCTGCGCGAGGAGACGGGCGGCAATACGCGCACCGACACCGCGTTCGTGTCGACCAACGTGCTGGTCTATTCGTTCAAGCACTGGCGCTTCTGGACCGCGGCCCGCTATTTCCACAACGGCGGCCAATGGGGCGGCACCGAGCTGAACTTCGGCGACGGGCCGTTCCAGAACCGGTCGACCGGCTGGGGCTATTACGCGAGCGTCGGCTATCAGTTCTGA
- the hydA gene encoding dihydropyrimidinase, translating to MAILIRGGTVVDADRSYRADVLCADPQDGGTILQIAEKIDAPAGATVVDAHDQYVMPGGIDPHTHMELPFMGTTASDDFYSGTAAGLSGGTTSIIDFVIPSPKQPLMDAFREWRGWAEKAAADYGFHVAVTWWDESVHRDMGTLVREHGVSSFKHFMAYKNAIMADDEILVNSFSRSLELGALPTVHAENGELVFRLQQALLARGITGPEAHPLSRPPEVEGEAANRAIRIAQVLGVPVYIVHVSSKDAVDAITRARSEGLRVFGEVLPGHLVIDEAVYRDPDWTRAAAHVMSPPFRSAEHREALWRGLQSGQLHTTATDHCVFCASQKAMGRDDFTKIPNGCGGVEDRMSVLWHHGVNHGRITPNEFVRITSTNAAQIFNLYPRKGAVQVGADADLVVWDPAATKTISVKTHHQQVDFNVFEGMTVQGVATHTLTRGALAWADGDLRAVRGAGRYLKRPPAAGYYEAARIANRLREPHPVERGR from the coding sequence ATGGCAATCCTGATTCGCGGCGGCACCGTGGTCGATGCGGACCGCTCCTATCGCGCGGACGTGCTCTGCGCCGACCCCCAGGACGGCGGCACGATCCTGCAGATCGCGGAGAAGATCGACGCGCCGGCCGGCGCGACCGTCGTCGACGCGCACGACCAGTACGTGATGCCGGGCGGCATCGATCCGCATACGCACATGGAACTGCCGTTCATGGGCACGACCGCGAGCGACGATTTCTACTCGGGCACGGCCGCCGGGCTGTCGGGCGGCACGACGAGCATCATCGACTTCGTGATCCCGAGCCCGAAGCAGCCGCTGATGGACGCGTTCCGCGAATGGCGCGGCTGGGCCGAGAAAGCGGCGGCCGACTACGGCTTCCACGTGGCGGTGACGTGGTGGGACGAGAGCGTGCATCGCGACATGGGCACGCTCGTGCGCGAGCATGGCGTGTCGAGCTTCAAGCACTTCATGGCGTACAAGAACGCGATCATGGCCGACGACGAGATTCTCGTGAACAGCTTCTCGCGTTCGCTCGAACTCGGCGCGCTGCCGACCGTGCACGCGGAGAACGGCGAACTCGTGTTCCGGCTGCAGCAGGCGCTGCTCGCGCGCGGGATCACGGGACCGGAGGCGCATCCGCTGTCGCGCCCGCCGGAGGTCGAGGGCGAGGCCGCGAACCGCGCGATCCGCATCGCGCAGGTGCTCGGCGTGCCCGTGTATATCGTGCATGTGTCGTCGAAGGATGCGGTCGATGCGATCACGCGCGCGCGCAGCGAAGGGCTGCGCGTGTTCGGCGAAGTGCTGCCGGGCCACCTGGTGATCGACGAGGCCGTTTATCGCGACCCCGACTGGACGCGTGCGGCCGCGCATGTGATGAGCCCGCCGTTCCGCTCGGCCGAGCATCGCGAGGCGCTGTGGCGCGGGCTGCAGTCGGGGCAACTGCATACGACGGCGACTGACCACTGCGTGTTCTGCGCGTCGCAGAAGGCGATGGGCCGCGACGATTTCACGAAGATCCCGAACGGCTGCGGCGGCGTCGAGGATCGCATGTCGGTGCTGTGGCATCACGGCGTGAATCACGGCCGCATCACGCCGAACGAGTTCGTGCGAATCACGTCGACGAACGCCGCGCAGATCTTCAACCTGTATCCGCGCAAGGGCGCCGTGCAGGTGGGTGCCGATGCCGACCTCGTCGTGTGGGACCCGGCCGCGACGAAGACGATCTCGGTGAAGACCCATCACCAGCAGGTCGACTTCAACGTGTTCGAGGGGATGACCGTGCAGGGCGTTGCGACGCACACGCTCACGCGCGGTGCGCTCGCGTGGGCCGACGGCGACCTGCGCGCGGTGCGCGGCGCCGGCCGCTATCTGAAGCGACCGCCGGCGGCCGGCTACTACGAGGCCGCACGCATCGCGAACCGGCTGCGCGAACCGCATCCGGTCGAGCGGGGCCGTTGA
- the preA gene encoding NAD-dependent dihydropyrimidine dehydrogenase subunit PreA: MADLRCTIAGITSPNPFWLASAPPTDKAYNVNRAFEAGWGGVVWKTLGLDPHVVNVSSRYGAVQWNGQRIAGLNNIELITDRPLDVNLREIAQVKRDWPDRALIVSLMVPCNERDWKWILPLVEDTGADAVELNFGCPHGMSERGMGAAVGQVPEYVEMVTRWVKEGTKLPCLVKLTPNISDIRMGSRAAYKGGADGVSLINTINSIVAVDLDHMAPMPTVDGKGTHGGYCGPAVKPIALNMVAEIARDPETPNLPISGIGGISTWRDAAEFMVLGAGSVQVCTAAMHYGFRIVSDLADGLSNWMDEKGYATLDDVRGRAVPNVTDWKYLNLKYDIKARIDQDRCIQCGLCHIACEDTSHQAITREKDGMRHFEVIDSACVGCNLCMHVCPVEQCITMERVDSGDYANWTTHPNNPASAEAGASAGPAAASEKHAKAA; encoded by the coding sequence ATGGCCGACCTTCGCTGCACCATCGCGGGCATCACTTCGCCGAATCCCTTCTGGCTCGCGTCCGCGCCGCCGACCGACAAGGCCTACAACGTCAACCGCGCGTTCGAGGCGGGCTGGGGCGGCGTCGTCTGGAAGACGCTCGGGCTCGATCCGCACGTCGTCAACGTCAGTTCGCGCTACGGCGCCGTGCAGTGGAACGGCCAGCGCATCGCGGGGCTGAACAACATCGAGCTGATCACCGACCGCCCGCTCGACGTGAACCTGAGAGAGATCGCGCAGGTAAAGCGCGACTGGCCGGACCGCGCGCTGATCGTGTCGCTGATGGTGCCGTGCAACGAGCGCGACTGGAAATGGATCCTGCCGCTCGTCGAGGATACGGGCGCCGACGCGGTCGAGCTGAACTTCGGCTGCCCGCACGGGATGAGCGAACGCGGGATGGGCGCGGCCGTCGGGCAAGTGCCCGAATACGTCGAGATGGTCACGCGCTGGGTCAAGGAGGGCACGAAGCTGCCGTGCCTCGTGAAGCTCACGCCGAACATCAGCGACATCCGGATGGGGTCGCGCGCCGCATACAAGGGCGGTGCGGACGGCGTGTCGCTGATCAACACGATCAATTCGATCGTCGCGGTCGATCTCGATCACATGGCGCCGATGCCGACCGTCGACGGCAAGGGCACGCACGGCGGCTATTGCGGCCCGGCGGTCAAGCCGATCGCGCTGAACATGGTCGCGGAGATCGCGCGCGATCCGGAAACGCCGAACCTGCCGATCTCGGGCATCGGCGGGATCTCGACGTGGCGCGATGCGGCCGAGTTCATGGTGCTCGGCGCCGGCAGCGTGCAGGTGTGCACCGCCGCGATGCATTACGGCTTCCGGATCGTGTCGGATCTCGCCGACGGGCTGTCGAACTGGATGGACGAGAAGGGTTATGCGACGCTAGACGACGTGCGCGGCCGCGCGGTACCGAACGTGACCGACTGGAAATACCTGAACCTGAAGTACGACATCAAGGCGCGCATCGACCAGGACCGCTGCATCCAGTGCGGGCTGTGCCATATCGCGTGCGAGGACACGTCGCACCAGGCGATCACGCGCGAGAAGGACGGCATGCGGCACTTCGAAGTAATCGATTCGGCGTGCGTCGGGTGCAATCTTTGCATGCATGTGTGTCCGGTCGAGCAATGCATCACGATGGAGCGCGTCGACTCGGGCGACTACGCGAACTGGACCACGCATCCGAACAACCCGGCGAGTGCCGAAGCGGGGGCGAGTGCGGGCCCGGCGGCGGCATCCGAGAAGCACGCGAAGGCGGCTTGA
- a CDS encoding NCS1 family nucleobase:cation symporter-1, producing the protein MKSAANPADPAGPDSAAAQGGSLYNDDLAPTTPAQRTWKWYHFAALWVGMVMNIASYMLAAGLIQEGMSPWQAVMTVLLGNLIVLVPMLLIGHAGAKHGIPYAVLVRASFGTQGAKLPALLRAIVACGWYGIQTWLGGSAIYTLLNILTGNALHGAALPIVDISLGQLACFLVFWVLQLYFILHGTDSIRWLESWSAPIKVVMCVALVWWATSKAGGFGTMLSAPSQFAAGGKKAGLFWATFWPGLTAMVGFWATLALNIPDFTRFAHSQRDQMIGQSIGLPLPMALLSVVSVVVTSATVVIYGNAIWDPIDLTSRMTGIGVGIALVILTLDTMCCNLAANLVGPAYDFSSLWPKAISYRTGGLITATIAIVMMPWKILATTDGYIFTWLVGYSALLGPVAGILMVDYFLIRGTQLDTRALFDERGGFSYARGWNPAALAALAVGVLPNLPGFLHTAFPASFPNVPAFFNTLYTYAWFVGLVLASGVYGTWMKWRAGQRAQIASA; encoded by the coding sequence ATGAAATCCGCAGCGAATCCCGCCGATCCCGCCGGTCCCGACAGCGCCGCGGCGCAGGGCGGCAGCCTGTACAACGACGACCTCGCGCCGACGACGCCGGCGCAGCGCACGTGGAAGTGGTATCACTTCGCGGCGCTGTGGGTCGGGATGGTGATGAACATCGCGTCGTACATGCTCGCGGCCGGGCTGATCCAGGAAGGCATGTCGCCGTGGCAGGCGGTGATGACCGTACTGCTCGGCAACCTGATCGTGCTCGTGCCGATGCTGCTGATCGGCCATGCGGGCGCGAAGCACGGGATTCCGTATGCGGTGCTGGTGCGCGCGTCGTTCGGCACGCAGGGCGCGAAGCTGCCGGCGCTGCTGCGCGCGATCGTCGCGTGCGGCTGGTACGGCATCCAGACCTGGCTCGGCGGCAGCGCGATCTACACGCTGCTGAACATCCTGACCGGCAACGCGCTGCACGGCGCGGCGCTGCCGATCGTCGACATCTCGCTCGGGCAGCTCGCGTGCTTCCTCGTGTTCTGGGTGCTGCAGCTCTACTTCATCCTGCACGGTACCGATTCGATTCGCTGGCTCGAGAGCTGGTCCGCGCCGATCAAGGTCGTGATGTGCGTGGCGCTCGTGTGGTGGGCGACGTCGAAGGCGGGCGGGTTCGGCACGATGCTGTCGGCGCCGTCGCAGTTCGCGGCGGGCGGCAAGAAGGCGGGGCTGTTCTGGGCGACCTTCTGGCCGGGCCTGACCGCGATGGTCGGCTTCTGGGCGACGCTCGCGTTGAACATTCCCGATTTCACGCGTTTCGCGCATTCGCAGCGCGACCAGATGATCGGGCAGTCGATCGGGCTGCCGCTGCCGATGGCGCTGTTGTCGGTGGTGTCGGTCGTCGTGACGTCGGCGACCGTCGTGATCTACGGCAACGCGATCTGGGATCCGATCGACCTGACGAGCCGGATGACGGGCATCGGCGTCGGCATCGCGCTCGTGATCCTCACGCTCGACACGATGTGCTGCAACCTTGCCGCGAATCTCGTCGGCCCCGCATACGACTTCTCGAGCCTGTGGCCGAAGGCCATCTCGTACCGCACGGGCGGGCTGATCACCGCGACGATCGCGATCGTGATGATGCCGTGGAAGATCCTCGCGACGACGGACGGCTATATCTTCACCTGGCTCGTCGGTTATTCGGCGCTGCTCGGGCCCGTCGCGGGCATCCTGATGGTCGACTACTTCCTGATTCGCGGCACGCAGCTCGACACGCGCGCGCTGTTCGACGAGCGCGGCGGCTTCAGCTACGCGCGCGGCTGGAACCCGGCCGCGCTGGCCGCGCTCGCGGTCGGCGTGCTGCCGAACCTGCCCGGCTTCCTGCACACGGCATTTCCGGCGTCGTTCCCGAACGTGCCGGCGTTCTTCAACACGCTTTACACGTACGCGTGGTTCGTCGGCCTCGTGCTGGCGTCGGGCGTGTACGGCACCTGGATGAAGTGGCGCGCCGGACAGCGCGCGCAGATCGCGAGCGCATGA